From a single Staphylococcus epidermidis genomic region:
- the divIC gene encoding cell division protein DivIC, whose product MNKKVEHIGNQYTSQENKKKQRQKMKMRVVRRRIALFGGILLAIILILLVLLVIQRHNNDQDAVERKEKETEFQKQQDEEIALKEKLNNLNDKDYIEKIARDDYYLSNKGEVIFRLPDDKKSSQSKTSNEKGN is encoded by the coding sequence ATGAATAAAAAAGTAGAACATATCGGTAACCAATATACGTCACAAGAAAATAAGAAAAAACAACGACAAAAAATGAAAATGCGTGTTGTACGTAGACGTATTGCTTTATTCGGAGGTATTCTTTTAGCGATTATCCTCATTCTACTTGTATTGCTTGTCATTCAAAGACATAATAACGATCAAGATGCAGTTGAAAGGAAAGAGAAAGAAACTGAGTTTCAAAAACAACAAGATGAAGAAATTGCTTTAAAAGAGAAACTTAATAATTTAAATGATAAAGACTATATCGAGAAAATAGCGAGAGACGATTATTATTTAAGTAATAAAGGTGAAGTCATTTTTAGATTACCTGATGATAAAAAATCCTCTCAGTCAAAGACTTCAAACGAAAAAGGCAATTAG
- a CDS encoding RNA-binding S4 domain-containing protein yields the protein MRLDKYLKVSRLVKRRTLAKEISDQGRVTVNGNVAKAGTDIKENDELIIRFGQKLVTVKVTGLSDHATKENAKGMYDLIKEERINEE from the coding sequence ATGAGATTAGATAAATATCTAAAAGTGTCACGATTAGTTAAACGACGTACATTAGCTAAAGAAATTAGCGACCAAGGTCGAGTGACTGTCAATGGAAATGTGGCAAAAGCAGGTACAGATATCAAAGAAAACGATGAACTCATTATTCGTTTTGGACAAAAATTAGTCACAGTTAAAGTAACAGGATTAAGCGACCATGCTACAAAAGAAAATGCAAAAGGTATGTATGATTTGATTAAAGAAGAACGTATTAATGAAGAGTGA
- a CDS encoding MazG nucleotide pyrophosphohydrolase domain-containing protein: MTHTITIVGLGNYGIDELPLGIYRFLEKESKVYARTLNHPVINTLKKEIEFESFDSIYEAHDRFEDVYEAIVTSLIELAQSEDIVYAVPGHPRVAETTTVKLLEYSHFNKDISVKVLGGKSFIDDIFEAVDVDPNDGFTLLDGTSLKESALNVRTNTVITQVYSVMIAADLKLTLMERYPDDFNVKIITGSHSDGAHVIECPLYEIDRYDDYFNNLTSLFIPKINEDTLLYQDFDYAVQTIDLLVDNEKGCPWDKVQTHDSLKRYLLEETFELFEAIDNEDDWHMIEELGDILLQVLLHSSIGKKEGYIDIKEIIESLNTKMIHRHPHIFGNAHVTSQEDLKDIWSRAKEKEGKVPRVKFEKVFADHFLKLYDKTKNRQFDEDDLKQFLQQGEKNS; this comes from the coding sequence ATGACCCATACAATTACAATAGTTGGTTTAGGTAATTATGGCATTGATGAGTTACCTTTAGGTATCTATCGTTTTTTAGAAAAAGAGTCTAAAGTATATGCTAGAACCTTAAATCATCCTGTCATCAATACGCTAAAGAAAGAAATTGAATTCGAGAGTTTCGATAGTATTTATGAAGCACATGACCGTTTTGAAGATGTTTATGAAGCGATTGTCACATCACTAATAGAATTGGCACAATCTGAAGATATTGTTTATGCAGTTCCTGGTCATCCTAGAGTTGCTGAAACTACGACTGTAAAATTATTAGAGTATAGTCATTTTAATAAGGATATCTCTGTGAAGGTACTTGGAGGAAAAAGTTTTATTGATGACATTTTTGAAGCGGTTGATGTAGACCCCAATGATGGTTTTACACTGCTTGATGGTACGTCATTAAAAGAATCGGCCTTAAATGTTCGTACAAATACAGTAATTACTCAAGTTTATAGCGTAATGATAGCTGCCGATTTAAAACTTACTTTAATGGAAAGATATCCTGATGATTTTAATGTGAAAATAATTACTGGTTCTCATAGTGATGGAGCTCACGTAATTGAATGCCCACTTTATGAAATTGATCGCTACGACGATTATTTTAATAATCTTACAAGTTTATTTATTCCAAAAATCAATGAGGATACATTACTTTATCAAGATTTTGATTACGCAGTTCAAACTATTGATTTACTCGTTGATAATGAAAAAGGGTGTCCGTGGGATAAAGTACAAACTCACGACTCATTAAAACGGTATCTTTTAGAAGAAACGTTTGAATTATTTGAAGCCATTGATAATGAAGATGATTGGCATATGATAGAGGAATTAGGAGATATACTTTTACAAGTATTATTACATTCTAGTATAGGTAAAAAAGAAGGATATATTGATATCAAAGAAATTATAGAAAGTCTCAACACCAAGATGATTCATAGACATCCACATATCTTTGGTAATGCGCATGTAACTTCGCAAGAGGATTTAAAAGACATTTGGTCACGTGCTAAAGAAAAAGAAGGTAAAGTGCCTCGTGTTAAATTTGAGAAAGTATTTGCAGACCACTTCTTGAAATTGTATGATAAAACAAAAAATAGGCAATTTGACGAAGATGATCTCAAACAATTTTTACAACAAGGAGAGAAAAATTCATGA
- a CDS encoding polysaccharide biosynthesis protein: MKTKSETAFNGVVILTLALIIVKILSAIYRIPYQNVLGDDGLYAYQQIYPVVALGVILSMNAIPSAVTQVIGVNRSDEVYTRVMFRLQCIGFIVFILLFMFANMITRWMGDSNLAPMLKMASFSFILIGVLGVLRGFYQSKQVMTIPAISQVIEQVIRVSLIIVAIIMFSMKHWSIYQAGALAILASSIGFLGSMLYLLLKKPLKLKLCYRFNNTSIQWKQLFISISIFALSQLIVILWQVVDSFTIIRLLQHSGIAFKEAIIQKGIYDRGASFIQMGLIVTTTFSFVLIPLLTQAIREHNQIHMNRYANASIKITVVISTAASIGLINLLPLMNVVFFKSNHLTLTLSVYMFTVICVSLIMMNISLLQVQTSIRPIIMGVIIGILSKIILNVILIPFWGIVGASVSTVLSLLLFVIILQVAVLKYYRFNRISLFIVKLILGMIIMSIVVQTVMLALPSKSRMLGLLELIVSSIIGIVIIMLYIIIFNVLGYKEIKHLPFGDKLYQMKRGRRS; encoded by the coding sequence ATGAAGACTAAGAGTGAGACGGCGTTTAACGGCGTCGTTATACTTACCTTAGCATTAATTATTGTGAAGATACTAAGTGCCATTTATCGCATTCCGTATCAAAATGTTTTAGGTGATGACGGTTTATATGCTTATCAACAAATATATCCTGTCGTAGCACTAGGGGTTATTTTATCTATGAATGCTATTCCAAGTGCTGTGACTCAAGTGATAGGTGTTAATCGATCCGATGAAGTCTATACAAGGGTTATGTTTCGATTACAATGCATAGGTTTTATCGTCTTTATTTTGCTTTTTATGTTTGCGAATATGATTACCCGATGGATGGGCGATTCTAATTTAGCACCCATGTTAAAGATGGCCAGTTTTAGTTTTATTTTAATAGGTGTCTTAGGAGTGTTAAGAGGATTTTATCAATCAAAACAAGTAATGACCATACCAGCAATTTCCCAGGTTATAGAACAGGTAATTAGAGTTAGTTTAATCATTGTTGCAATTATTATGTTTTCAATGAAACACTGGTCTATTTATCAAGCAGGAGCATTAGCTATATTGGCATCTTCGATTGGTTTTTTAGGTTCAATGTTATATTTATTACTTAAAAAACCACTTAAACTTAAGTTATGCTATCGCTTTAATAATACTTCCATTCAATGGAAGCAGTTGTTTATTTCCATATCCATATTTGCATTGAGTCAACTTATCGTTATTTTATGGCAAGTTGTGGATAGTTTTACAATAATACGTTTATTACAACATAGCGGTATTGCTTTTAAAGAAGCAATTATTCAAAAAGGCATTTATGATCGTGGTGCTTCATTTATACAAATGGGTTTGATTGTAACTACGACTTTTAGTTTCGTTCTTATCCCATTACTTACTCAAGCAATTCGTGAACATAATCAAATTCATATGAATCGTTATGCAAATGCATCAATTAAAATCACGGTAGTAATAAGTACAGCAGCTAGTATAGGATTAATTAATCTGCTTCCACTTATGAATGTTGTATTCTTTAAAAGTAATCATTTAACTCTAACTTTGAGTGTTTATATGTTTACAGTGATATGTGTTTCGTTAATAATGATGAATATCTCATTATTACAAGTTCAAACCAGTATTCGTCCCATTATTATGGGTGTGATAATAGGAATACTGTCCAAAATTATTTTAAATGTTATATTAATACCTTTTTGGGGTATCGTGGGTGCAAGTGTGAGTACAGTCTTATCACTACTACTTTTTGTCATAATATTGCAAGTTGCAGTCTTAAAGTACTACCGTTTTAATCGTATATCTTTATTTATCGTTAAACTTATTTTAGGTATGATAATTATGAGTATAGTTGTTCAAACTGTCATGCTTGCCTTACCTTCAAAAAGTAGGATGTTAGGATTACTAGAACTTATAGTTAGCTCAATTATAGGCATAGTGATTATAATGTTGTATATTATTATATTTAATGTATTAGGATACAAAGAAATAAAGCACTTACCTTTTGGAGACAAATTATATCAAATGAAGAGAGGAAGACGGTCATGA